Below is a window of Corvus cornix cornix isolate S_Up_H32 chromosome 10, ASM73873v5, whole genome shotgun sequence DNA.
ACCGAGGAATCTCCGACACAAACCTATGTAAACATCACACGAACCCGGGAAtgcaggggaagagagaggtACAAAGAGATCCCAGCTCTACCTGGGAGATCAAAGGGATCAAAAGGAATATGCAAACACGTGAGGATCATATTCCCTGACAAACTTGCACAAACTTTTGCACAAAAACACATTAGATCTTGCAAGCCCTCTCTACCTGGAAGGACAAGCCTGCTCCAGGCACCCTGACTTACAGCTGAAGCTGTCTAGGAAGGacagaagggagaggaggaagggttCTGGGTGGCTGTCAGGAATCCAGCTGCCTGTACACCAACCTCACTCAGACACAAATCTGTCACAGCACTCAGAACAACCCAGAAGCTCCAGGGTGAGACCTTGCATGAACTCAGCAACACCACAGCTTACAATAATGCAGGTGCACTTACCTCTCTGGCAGAAAGTGAAACCTATCACGTAAGAAAATGTTACATCTCTCAATCCACTTCAGCTCCTGCAAAGATTTGAGAGACAAATCTGGTTTCTTTGGGAAAGCCTCCTTCAGTGGGCAGGAATTGAAGTCAAAAAGGAAGATGGTGCTCTGAGCGGCTTTGCTTTGGGCCAATtcatcttcctgctgctgctcatctccTGGACAGAAACAAGAAGAGTTAGCTACTGCATCAGGAGTCATCCAACAAGAACTACCAAGGATCAGTGCACAGCTGAATGCGCCCAGTGATGGTGTATCTGTGAGCACCCAAAGGTATCACCCACCTCgaagcagcaggcagcagttcATACTGTCCACTGTGAACACTGGCTGCCAGGGGGGTGCTACAGCATGAGAAGGTGGAGTGCAGAAGCAGTAAACAGTCTGTGATGTGTCAGTGTTCATCAGGGACACTGTGCCATCCCAGGAGAAGATCAGGACCTGAAGCACCAAAATTGACTCGTAGGTGTAAAAGAAgtgagaaacattttctgtaaagtTCATGGGATGACATTCAGGACCTCATATCCCCAACTatgatgctgttttctttgcctGTCCCACAGTCATAGGGCCACAGCAGATCAAAAACAGGCCTAGCAGGGAACTTGgactgaaaatgctgaaggtTGGGATTAGAAAAGGGCAACAGAATACATTAGAAATGAGCCAGATCCAGCCTTCTGCATGGCTGCTATGGTGAGTGGCTTTTAGTCCTTTCCTTCTCATGCCTGAAAACTTTCTGAGGCCACTTGAAAGGTCTGGCTGGACTTGTGTTCCTCCCCAGGATGCCCTCTCATATTTGACCCTGATGCCTGAAACTTCATGGCTGAACCCTTTCACCTCCCAGCTGGACCTGTCCATGTGCACCTCAGTGGCCAGTTAGAGGACATGGGTGCAAGGGGATACTGAGTAACATCATGGAAGATAATTCCTGTGAGCATTACCAGCTACACACAGACCTGTAACAGGTGCAGGAAGTCTTCatgctaaaaatatttggagGCTTGGAAAGGATGTGAGGGAAGAACTGTATCTGATTGCCCTTGTCTTTATCTTCTAGGCACCCAGTTACCATCCTTGCTGGAAACAagatcccagcacagctggacaTGTATTCCCACCCAGTTGTTAAGAGAGCTGGCAGTAATACTCACTGCACTGGGGAAGGCCAGGACAGGCACCACTGCACTGATAGTAAGATTTGGATTTTCAGGCCTGTAAAAGAGACACAGCTTTATGCTGCTATTGCATGTACCTGGCACGTACTGAGAAGCTGTGATAATGACAATGGCAGTTTTCAGCATGCTGGGTGGCCTAAAGTCCCAACAAAGCCCCTTCCCTCTAGAGACAAAGCCTGTCTCATCCCAGGCAGGAACCCCCGAGGCCCATCCCTGTGCAAACCTGCCTAGGAACTACATTGGAGATACAAATGCCATGGAGGCATGAATCCAGAGTCTTCAGAGCAATagctttccttctcctcaaaCCAAGGGGATAAGTGAACCCAAAAATGATAGAAAAATGGCAAGAAATGTTTATTCTGACTTCTAGGGGGAAGCTACTCTGTTAAGggcagaagagagaagaaaaaaattcccctgGGTACCTGGCACAGATACAAATACTTCACCGTGAGCCCTGGAGCTGTGCTAGAAGTATTTGTGTTCTGGTGCACAGAAGAACCCGGAAACACCCTTAATTCTGGCAAACCACCAGATTTTAGCACTAGCAAAACCGCActtgctgctgacagcagcatgGCAGAGCCATCTGGGTAAGAGCAGTAGGAAGCTCTCTACTCCACAGAAATCTGGGGCTCCCTGTTAGACCTGACCACTATAACCATGGCTGAAGTGAGATCTGTCAGAGTCTACCTCACCTGTCTGCCAGGAGTGTGATGCTGGACTTCCCAGCCCGGGGTGCTTTCACCAAATAGAAAGAGCTGTCTGTACACAGCACTAGAAGCTGTATGATGGGACAGACAGGATCTGCACCAGGACAGACAGGATCTGTACCAGGTGTCTCAtcactggcagctgcagagccacacAGAAAGTGGATACTACGGATGAAACGTTCCTCTAGAATGGCAGTCACAGACAGTGGGTATcctgaggaaggaagaaaaaaggaactgGTAATTTATCCAAGCAAAGCTTAGTTTGGAGTGTGGCCCACTCAGAGGGAGAACAAGCAGATGGCAGAAGAAGATTCTTCTGCCAGGAGAGTCCCTGCATCATGGCAGGATGACACCAGCACTGATGGCAGCCTGAACTGTGATGACACAACACTCTCAAAGATGACCTGAGAGTGCAGTGGCAAAGCAGTGACCGTCACTGTCTCACAGCCTCGAGGAAAGACTGTGACCAGtccttgctgcagcagttccAGGCCATGCCTTGCCCTGGATGGGTTCTGAAAAGGCCAGGGCAGTCATTCTGTGCTGGCAACTTCTGGCCAAGCATCCAATGGACAACTGAATCCAAACTACTTCCAGATTTGCTTGTAGACTCACTACCAGCCCCTAATTTACACTAAGTCTGAGCCTCAAACTCCTAGGCAAAGACCTAATTTATCGACAGTGATCCCAATATACAGTCCTAAAGGGCAAGCTCACCTAGGTGTTTATCCCAGATAGTTATTGTTGCATCTTCACCTGCCAGTGCCAGGTACCTGGAGCAGGAACTGACAGCCGAGCATGCAATTGGAGCAGCACATGGCCACACAACATCAGGCATCAGATCAGAATCTAAACAGAGTGGCATGAAGAGAGACGACGTGAGAAGGTGCAGAACATTCCCTCACATGGTACTAACATCCATTTTCCCCATTAAACATGCACCAttctgcagcctcctgccagAGTGGCTTCACTAAAAACACTGCCAGCCTGTGCAACACTGAGCCCCACAATCCAAATGCCAGCCTAACCCACAAGATATGAGTCAGCTCTCCTCCCAATTCCTCATTTCCCTGAATCATGAAGACCTGGCAGAATGACAGCCATTGGCCACAGAACACTCCCACTCCCCACAGAGTGCTCTgctagaaaaagcaaaacattctTACCTGCTTTCCCCTTGAGAGAATGGTTAAGTAAGTACAAGCAGAAATTATGGTTTCCATCCCAATGCACACCGATGCCAACTGGAATATCTGGTACAGAGAAGGGGAtgacaaaaagagaagaagactGGGGACAAAGAAAGGAACAATCCAGGACACCAAAACACCATTAGAAAGCTCTCATTAGAGCTTTCATAGTTCCCCTGAGAcaagctctgctcccacagaaACTAAACCAGAATAACCTCTCCTCTGTCATTTTTACCTTGACTATATgccttctttttcattttttggggggggcttgcttggtgtttttttcagGGGGGAGGTAGTGGGAGTTTTTTAAACTACGGAGATTCTTACCCCATGCTGATAACTGACTTATAAGTCTTAGAGCTGACAGTTTTACCAAGGCCTATGTCCTTGGAGATGGAATTTACAGAGTGGATGCAAGCCAGACCCACTGAGCTCTCACTGGAGCTCAGTGTCATGCAACGACTGTGCTTCACAGATTAACAGCTTTTTGTCCATTTGGATTACCTGGCTGTACTTCCATTTCTGGTCCCATCAGGATCCGGCTAGGCAGGAGGAAATGAAAGGTAGCATGtctgaaaaaaggaagaaatacatgTAAAAGAAAGGCTTTGATAAGTAGGCAGCACTGTGACAAGCCCTGGCATggctccagccccctgccctgaAGCCTTGGGATGAAGGAAGCAAAGCTAAGACAGGGGCTTCCATCTATGAGTGCCCAGTGCCCTGTGTGGATGACTCGTGGACTGAAATCCTGGTTGGTGCTCCCACTCACCTGGGGATCTCCTCCTTGGTCACGCCCTGACCCTCCAGATACTCCCGGTAAGTGCTACAGAAGATTGCTTCGTGCAGCTCCCACTGGGAATCCTTGATTAGGTGGTTGTACCCCAAGCCAAGCATGCTGTCATCATCCACTTCCTTCAAGGCATCCAAAGGGTCTTTAAAACTAGTGCCTGCATTGGgaacacagagggaaaaggcACAGCCCTGGAGAAGCAGACACCATGAAGGTATTTGGGGCTGGCATTGTCTTCAAGCACAGAGGACACACTTTATCTTCAGTAGGACTTTCCACATCTCTAGTCCATTTTCCAGTATTTGAAGGCAGGGATTAGGGGAAGACTTCTGAGGATCCTGCTCACCTTGCCTTTCTGTGGCATTTTCCCAGCATAAAGTCTGTCCCCTCCCCATCCTTGGCATTTTTCTATAAATCCAGGACTCAGTGATGAACTAGGGGTACTGCTAGGATCTAGGAAGCAGCCTCCTCCCTCTCCAATGACACTGAAGCCAAGGGTGTAATGACACCCACTCTGAGATACCCTGAAGTATTTTGTGCTGGCAAAGGTGACATGTGAGATAGTCTGGTAGGAGGCAACTCCCACTACAGGATTACATGTAGTTAGAAAGACAGGTCAGGAAAGGACCAGGGAGGAGGTTACTGAAACTTTCTGACCTGTTCTGTATTTATAGGGGCCATGATTCCTTTGCCACCTGAAACGGGCTGCAGGCTGCACATACAGAATCAGTCCTGACCTGTAATGGGTTTGGGTGGCCtcactgtcagcagcagcactgggagatCCAGCTCTACATCAGCTTGGATTGCAGACACGGGAAGCTCCTGCAACAGAAAAGTGCCCGCCTGAGAACTGTGTTGTGTGCTACACTGATGAGTTTCACCTGTCCATGGGAATCAAATGCTTCCTAAGATTTAGGAAAAACTCCTTTGTGTATGCAAAGGTTGGCTGGCACCATCTGGGAGATACAGGGTTTAGGCTCATTCTTCAGGATAAAATACAGAAGCTCCATGGAGGTCACTACATTTTCAGCTACATTACTAAGGATGTCTTGCCCAGACTCCTGTCTTTGTGCCATCTCTGAATTATTCCTATTGCAGCACAGGCCTGTGTGAGTCAGAGCaatgttcagaaaataaaggggaaaaaaagaaaaaaaaaaagaagcaggacTAAAGGTTGAAGAGTGTCTGCTGAAAGCAAGAACCAGATTTTACTTCACAGAGCCCAGGACTGGAGGAGGTCACATATATGCTTGGCTGGGAATAGAAAATTGTAACACATTGACATTGGGCTAAACAAAAAAGGTTTGGCTTAGTAATCAGACATGTCTGAGAAGGAAGGGGCAGGAACTTGGGTAGTTTACATGGAATCAGCAAAGAGGGAATGCCTGagtgtttggttttggcttgGCTAAGTTACGTGGGGTGTTTGTCCTAAAGACAAGGCTGAGAAGCAGTTCCCTCTTAAATGTCCAGACAAGTCTTTgctgaaggaagaggaaagagttAGGAGGCAGCTATCCCAGGGGGTTAGTTCaaggtgctgggcaggaggtgTCTGTGTGCTGAGAGGTGAAATCCAGCAGGGTGAAAGTGAGAAAGGGGAGGGTTAAGCACTGACTCAGCACTTAAAATTCCCTGTGACAGCTCAGGGATGGTCACTGAGGCCAGTGACCATCTCTGCAGAACCATCTCCACGTAGATCCTGAGTTTTCTGGCAAAGAACCAGAGGTAACAGTGGTTCGTGCACACAGGCCgaggctctgccctgctcaggtgggTGAGGCCGTGACCCCACCAGGCTCCTCTTGCATGTAATCTAAAACACAAACCGTGCTTCAGGGCCAGACTCCCAAACAGAGGCATCCTGCCTGATCCCCACTCCTCTTCACCTTCCCCCAGTAACATAAGGGAGAAGCCCTGTGGGAATACCCTTACACAGGGCCCCCTCAGATGGAGCAATACTGCTCAGAAATGAGCTGCCAGTTTCAGGGAGGGGCAGCAGGAACACTAACCCTGGGACCAGGGAAATCTCTTTGGAAAGCCTGTCTTGGGAGAGTAAACATGTCCCAGTAGCACAGAGGCCTTATGAAACGTGGGAtgggtggctgcagcagctgcagagacacacacacatcatCCCCTTGGGCCAATAGGAGTGTTCAGGCTGTGTCTTGCTGTCactgtctgcagcagcaaggcttGGGGGAAGACCTGTGGGCAAAAAGGTGTAAGAGAAAATAGCACAGAGAGAGATGGAACTGTTTTGTACCTCAGATAAGCAGCTTGACCTCCTCTCACTGCAAGCCagcccttctgcagctcctgagtttttttccatctctctcagcCAGGAATCCTTAGGCAATTGGTAGATCTCCAGCCAAGCTTTTGTGCTGTCTGCATTGGGAAAGCATGTTAAGCAATTggaaatgaggagaaaaggtCTTTCAGGCAAGCAGCCTCTGTTATCTTATATTCTTATAAAAAGATTTGTGcattttttgaaatgtaaagTCTCTGTGAACTCCATGCAGCCCACCTCTTCTCCCACTTAATGCTTGACATGCTTGACTGAGACTGATAGCTCAGCTCAACTCCTCAAGGTCCCACATCCACCAAAGAAACTCCATGAAGCTACTAAGTCAAGAATCTGACTTGTAGCCTCTGAGTAGTAGACTAGAAAGTAGAAATGGAGACATGGTCTCATATTAGTTCTCTGTGGATGCTACATGTGTCATTCTCAGCATGTGTCCAGGCAGATTCCACCAAACATGGGGCCAGAAATCCTGCCTGCCATGGATTCAGCTGCCATGAAACAGAAGAATGTTGTAGCAAGGAGTTTCTTGTAGTGTTTTTAGAGGTTCTCTATGTTCTCTGGCCTAtgtttgcagagaaaattcTTCAGGTCTACCTACATCTTTCCAGTGTAAAAGTGAGCCATAGCAAGCCAGAGGAAGAACTGAGTTTGGTACTTCTGGAGGGAGGGTAACCTGCTTTCACTGAgtctcctgggagctggggacTGCACTGAGCAGCTCCAAACAGCTTACTTTTGGGATCAGTCTGATCCACACCAAGGAGGGGACACGGAGGGGCACGGGCAGCTCTCTAAGCTGGAGGAGGAACTGGGAGAGTTATAACACCGTCCCTGGGTACCCACACCActtgcagcattttaaaaacattgctGCTGCCCCTCTGTTAGACCACAAGAGTCTCCAAACACAGCACGTTCCTGCACTTGCCTTGCAGCAGGATTCCTGCATAATCACCTCCTCGGGACAGCACCTCCTCCACACAAGTGCTTCGCTGGCTGATATCCTCCTGCCAAGGAAAAACAGGCTGGCATCAAAGCAAGATCACTGATTCAGAGAGCTCCATGGCCTTACACGGTTCTCCACAGGCTGAAGGCCAGGCAGATTGTTGGAAGAACAAGAATAAATATTGGGCAGCAGTCTTGGAGTGCTGCTGCCTATGAATAAATTTCTGAGGGCAATTAGTACTCCTCATGATTGATTACttcccagcctgtgcccagaGTCTACGGAATTAGCTCAGCACTTACCACTTCATTCAGGATTTTAACGAGCAGGAAGCTTTGCTTGTGAAAGCAGAAGAGCCAGACAAGccctgaaatagaaatacagaagtatcaggaggagggagagaaaagtgAATGAATGTTAGCCGCACTCTTGGGAGATGGATGTTACAACATGTGCAGGAGAGTGAACAGGGCTACATTATTTCCTGGGCCCAAGGAACAATATCTCACTGTTTCCAGCACTAAACCTATGCTGGCTTCCTTATGCCAGCACCAGTAAAGATTTGATTGTGTACAGAGATGGATAAGCCAGTCTGAAAAGTGTTTCCACCAGAACTGATGAGTTTCAGATGAACCAACAAACTATTACAGGTGCAGGACCAGCTCACAGGCAGCGGGTCATACCGAGCCTTTTAGTTCTTTCTGTCCAGCCCAAGATGTTCCTAAATTTTACTGTGCTTGATCCTCAGTTCTGcacctgcctctgctgctccagagaggCCACCAAACCCACACCTTCTGCTAATCACCCCGTCACCCTACAATCTGTTAGCTGTCTAACGCCCTCTTTAAAGGGCTTTCTAGGAAACCTGTCAGCCACCCTAATGTTCCTCCTGATCCAGCAGTCTTCTGTAGTGCAGCTGCCAATTCAGCTCCAGAGCACAGTTATCCCCAGCCAGGGCAAGGAAATCCACGTCACACTAACCCATTTCATCCACAGCAAGCAGGACATGGCACTCGTTCCCCAAATCCAAGGCATGGACGGCACAGATCTCTGTCTTGGCTGCATCCCAAGCACAGACATTCTTGAAGTCACACGTGTTGAAGGCAGCCAGACCCTCGGACAGACCAACAAAGACGTATTTTCCAGACACTGCAAGGCAATTGGCTCTTTCAGTTACCtaccaagaaacagaaaaggtgAGTGTACCCGACTGCCTTCTCAGTGGAGGACACCTCAGCCATGCTAATGATATATTCCTGGCCTTTTCAccagaaaatgctgatttcttcCACAAGGGAAAAACTTGGATACATTCTTTCCCCAGAAAAGCAGGGGAGGGTCTCTCATCTCTGTCACAGAGATTGGCCTGTGGTAGGAAAGAGGAAGTTTTCTCCCacctttccccttcccacaAACAGAAGGGGCTTTAAAGGCCAAGAACTCAGGAGCACTCAGCCTTTCCATTCTAGAGCAGGGATGTGATGGGATGCTGAACTCCCCCAGGCAATCACAGAACACCAGCAGACACCAGTGTATCCTCCTGGACACCCCCACATAATCATGGGGAAGGCAGTACTGTCATTCTGCTCACGGTGCTGGAGTATTCACCacaacacagagctgagcttgCCCACTTGTGTGCTACCGACTAATTACTTTCTCCTCAGCAAACAAGGGtggagccagcctgggaagCAAAAGGTGAATTTAGTGTTTAATACCTGCTTCTCTCTTTCCAGAGAGGTGTGATAGTCGAGTGGGAAGCAGAACCTGTCAGACAAGCTTAGAAGCTGCCGGCTTTTAAAGAGAACCAGCGAGACGGTGGTGGATTCTGAGGAAGGTCATGAACAGAAGAGTGACAAAATCTGCTGTGGTGGTTAATGCTATCTCTGCTGTGAGAGGCTCTGTACCTGGAATTCAGCTGTAGGGAAGCACTTCTTGGGCTGGACCTTTCGTTTTTGTGCTTCTCGGAGCGTCTCCCTTCTTTCAATGATTTCCATAGCACTCTCAAAAACCTGCATCACCAGTTTGTTGATCATCCTGAAGGGCTGCGGCAATGCATCACGCTCTCGATCAGgatccagcaggaagaaatctTCCTCATCCT
It encodes the following:
- the WDR93 gene encoding WD repeat-containing protein 93 isoform X1: MAVNTWKYPLGIPPPSENDWPKDEEDFFLLDPDRERDALPQPFRMINKLVMQVFESAMEIIERRETLREAQKRKVQPKKCFPTAEFQVTERANCLAVSGKYVFVGLSEGLAAFNTCDFKNVCAWDAAKTEICAVHALDLGNECHVLLAVDEMGLVWLFCFHKQSFLLVKILNEVEDISQRSTCVEEVLSRGGDYAGILLQDSTKAWLEIYQLPKDSWLREMEKNSGAAEGLACSERRSSCLSEELPVSAIQADVELDLPVLLLTVRPPKPITGTSFKDPLDALKEVDDDSMLGLGYNHLIKDSQWELHEAIFCSTYREYLEGQGVTKEEIPRHATFHFLLPSRILMGPEMEVQPDIPVGIGVHWDGNHNFCLYLLNHSLKGKADSDLMPDVVWPCAAPIACSAVSSCSRYLALAGEDATITIWDKHLGYPLSVTAILEERFIRSIHFLCGSAAASDETPGTDPVCPGADPVCPIIQLLVLCTDSSFYLVKAPRAGKSSITLLADRPENPNLTISAVVPVLAFPSASILVLQVLIFSWDGTVSLMNTDTSQTVYCFCTPPSHAVAPPWQPVFTVDSMNCCLLLRGDEQQQEDELAQSKAAQSTIFLFDFNSCPLKEAFPKKPDLSLKSLQELKWIERCNIFLRDRFHFLPERQQVLLEMEEQEYWDCLQAQAAAMDNEREKVKGEKKQ
- the WDR93 gene encoding WD repeat-containing protein 93 isoform X2, with amino-acid sequence MAVNTWKYPLGIPPPSENDWPKDEEDFFLLDPDRERDALPQPFRMINKLVMQVFESAMEIIERRETLREAQKRKVQPKKCFPTAEFQVTERANCLAVSGKYVFVGLSEGLAAFNTCDFKNVCAWDAAKTEICAVHALDLGNECHVLLAVDEMGLVWLFCFHKQSFLLVKILNEVEDISQRSTCVEEVLSRGGDYAGILLQDSTKAWLEIYQLPKDSWLREMEKNSGAAEGLACSERRSSCLSEELPVSAIQADVELDLPVLLLTVRPPKPITGTSFKDPLDALKEVDDDSMLGLGYNHLIKDSQWELHEAIFCSTYREYLEGQGVTKEEIPRHATFHFLLPSRILMGPEMEVQPDIPVGIGVHWDGNHNFCLYLLNHSLKGKADSDLMPDVVWPCAAPIACSAVSSCSRYLALAGEDATITIWDKHLGYPLSVTAILEERFIRSIHFLCGSAAASDETPGTDPVCPGADPVCPIIQLLVLCTDSSFYLVKAPRAGKSSITLLADRPENPNLTISAVVPVLAFPSAVLIFSWDGTVSLMNTDTSQTVYCFCTPPSHAVAPPWQPVFTVDSMNCCLLLRGDEQQQEDELAQSKAAQSTIFLFDFNSCPLKEAFPKKPDLSLKSLQELKWIERCNIFLRDRFHFLPERQQVLLEMEEQEYWDCLQAQAAAMDNEREKVKGEKKQ